The Castanea sativa cultivar Marrone di Chiusa Pesio chromosome 11, ASM4071231v1 genome contains a region encoding:
- the LOC142617852 gene encoding protein SUPPRESSOR OF K(+) TRANSPORT GROWTH DEFECT 1-like translates to MEALEDAGVYLSYEKDPDIKKKYCQKFVNHYKRATWIRESQYVKESYLSHKAQVGLGLVESSLKLSDVKLSDVCGLDDCKELLKEAAIVPIKFPHFFTGNRKPWRAILLYGPPGTGKTHVANAIATDSRSTFFSVSASNIVSKWMGEGEKEVSKLFRTARDEAPAIIFIDEIDSLCGPRGNDNEHEASRRIKTEFLVRMQAVSNDVKNVLVLAATNTPNHLDEWHIGKTHDLSRKDFEDLASKTHGFSGSDISICVSILH, encoded by the exons ATGGAGGCGTTAGAGGACGCGGGCGTTTATCTCTCCTATGAGAAGGACCCGGACATTAAGAAGAAGTATTGTCAGAAATTTGTGAACCATTATAAAAGGGCAACATGGATAAGAGAAAGTCAATACGTTAAAGAATCCTATTTATCTCATAAAGCACAAGTCGGTCTAGGCCTTGTAGAGTCGTCCTTGAAGTTGAGTGATGTGAAGTTGAGTGATGTTTGCGGACTTGATGATTGCAAAGAATTATTGAAAGAAGCTGCCATAGTGCCTATTAagtttcctcatttttttactG GGAATCGAAAGCCATGGAGGGCTATACTACTATATGGTCCACCTGGGACAGGGAAGACCCACGTCGCTAATGCGATTGCAACAGACTCACGCTCAACTTTCTTTAg TGTTTCGGCATCAAACATTGTGTCCAAATGGATGGGAGAAGGTGAAAAGGAAGTCTCAAAGCTTTTCCGAACTGCTCGTGATGAAGCTCCAgccattatttttattgatgaaattgaTTCCTTATGTGGCCCGCGAGGTAATGACAATGAGCATGAAGCCTCTCGACGAATCAAAACAGAATTTCTTGTACGCATGCAG GCTGTATCCAACGATGTGAAAAATGTTCTGGTTCTTGCAGCCACAAATACTCCTAATCATTTGGATgag TGGCATATTGGGAAAACTCATGACCTTAGTCGAAAGGATTTTGAGGATTTAGCAAGCAAAACACATGGTTTCTCTGGTTCAGATATATCCATTTGCGTATCAATTTTACATTAG